Sequence from the Candidatus Hepatoplasma crinochetorum Av genome:
GAAAATTTATCTTTTTTCTTATATTCTACTCTATTAATATAATTTGATATTATTGTTTTTTCGAATTGTTTATTATATGAAACATAACTTCCTGGTCCATATTTTTGCATATCTTTTGTAAAATTACTTCAAAAATCTTCGTAAAAATCTTTATTATCTTTTGCAAGTCATTCTAAATGAATAATATTTTTCCCTGATTTGAAATCAAAATCATCCTTATCTAAAATTATATGAATAGAATATTGATAAGGAACTTGTTCATAAGTAGACATATTCTTAACTCTTGGAATTGCTTGTGAAACTGTTTCAAAATCATACATATAAATAACTTTTTTATAAATTTGTAAATGATTTAAAATTTTATAATTTAAAATAAAGTTTTCATTACTTAGAATTGCATTCTTCTGAATAATTCTTTTAAATTTTTTTGAATTATTATTTTTATTTAAAAAATTAATGAAATTTTTATTTTTCAAAATATTAAAATCTTTTACTTTTAAAAAATTTTTAATATTCTCTTCCAATTTTTGAGTTGATAAATTAGAAATTAATTGTAAATTTTCAATTTGATCAATATTTTTAATTCCTATATTAAAAAAGTTCCCTTTTCTTTTATTATTGAATCAACTATCTCCTCCTAATAAAAAAATACTTTTTTCATCACTGATTCCCATATATTTAAGGAAAAAGGGAAAATATTCAGAATCTAAATAATTAAAATTTCTTCCCTCGAAATGATCTTTTTTTGGCAACTTATCTTTTTTTTGATTAATTTTTATCTTTTCTAAAAAATTATCAAAATCATTAAATATTTCAAAATAATCTTGATGATTAAAAATTTCTCTTATTAAAAAACCCTTTCCTTCTTCAATTGCTTTTTTTAGATCCTTCGGTTTTGAATTAAAATAACGATCATGTTCTTGAAAAAGATTTAATAAATTAAATTCAATTAATTCATTAATTTGTAAATCTTCTTTGTTTTGAAAAAGTTTAAAATTATTATTTAAAATTGTTAATTTCAAAATTCAATTATCAATATCATAACCATTTTTTTGCAAAATTTTTGCTTGAAACATAATATCAAGAGCATGATATTCTAAACAATTTGTAATTGCTTTTACTTCACATAATTTAAATTTTCCATTTTTATTAATAATTACATCTGTTCTTATTTTAAAACCATTGTAAACAAATGCTCCTTCAAATAAAATAAAATTTTTTTCCTTTTGCATAATTTCAAATGTTTTTTTTACAAGATTATCAAATCCTAATTCTTCTAAACTGAAATCATAAATTTTAAAATTATCTTTCTGATATTTATTAATATAGTATTTTTTTGATCAATCAGAGACATCATTCCCATCAATAATTGTTGTTGGTAATTCAAATTCAGAGATATTTAAATTTTTGTTTTTTAACCTCTTGTAACGATAATAAGATAATTTTTTTAAGTCTTCATATTGTTGTGCTGCTTTTAAATAATTATTGTCATCTGTAAGTCAAGCAAAAAAATCTCCTTTTAAATAGTTTAAAAAAGTATATTTTGTAAGGCTTTGGTTTTCGTTTTTAAAATTAAAATTCATAATATTTTCTATAAAATTTGATTATAATTAGAATAATTATAATAGAATTTAATTTATATTAAGAGTTTTAAAAAAACAGAAAATATTTTAAATATAGATAGCGGAGAATTATTAATGGCTAATATAAAATCAAAAGAAAAACGTAGAAAACAAGACGATAAAAAATACTTAAGAAATAAATCACAAAAATCAAAAATTAAGACAGCAATTAAAAAAGCAAAACAATACCCAACAGCAGAAAATAAAAATTATGCAGTTAAATTAATTGATCAAGCAGTAACATCGGGATTATTTCATAAAAATAAAGCAGCAAGATTAGTATCTAGCATTCAATCACTAAACGAAATTACTAAGTAAATTTAAAGAAAAAAGAGAATTAATATTCTCTTTTTTCTTTAAAAAATAATATTTTTAATATGTTCTATTTTAAAATAATTAGGAAATGTTTTTACCAAACTAAATCCTATTAGATTTTCATTTTTATCAAAAAAATAATTAAAAGTAGTTGGATAATATTGATTATTACTATTGAATAAAAATTTATCAAATTTAGTTTGCTTTGTAAGAATACTTTTATGATAAATTTTTTTAATCAACTTTTCATCAAATAATCTTTTCTTTCCTTGTCTTATAAGTTCTTCTTCTGTTAGTTTTAATTTATTTAAATTTAAAATTCAATTTATTGTATAGAAAACTGTCTGTTCTCCATTAAAATAAAGTTTTATATATTTTAAAAATTCTTCATCTTTATATTCAAAAGGAAAAGGGGAATTTATTTTTATTATTATTGGAATCTTATAATTTATTGAATGACGAGAAAATTCTTTATAAAAATCTTTATTACTCGAAATTGAATTAAAATTAAATTTTAAATCAGAAAAAGCTGAAACATAAACACCTTTTCCTTGTATTGAAAATAAAATATTTTGATTTACTAAATAAGTAATAGCTTTTCTAATTGTTTCTTTAGAGCAATTAAATTCTTCTAAAAATTCTCTTTCTGTTAAAATTCTTTCTTTTTGCTTTAGTTTTCCATTTTTTATATTTAATAATATTTTCTCTATTATCTCTTGTCGGTTTACCATTTTTTTATATTACTATTTTTTTATAAAAAATTATAACATTTAAATTTTTGCTAATAAAAAATAGTCTTGTAATAACAAGACTATTTTATTTTCAACGTTAATTATTTTTGCTTTTTTCTGATCACTCTTTATAAGTGAATCCTTGTTTTTTTAGCATTTGTAATTCAACTTTGAATATATCTGCTTCTGCTCCAAAAATGACTTGCACTGATCCTCCGGATAATTTCATAATTCCTTTGGCTCCTAATTTTTTCTTAATGTTTTCTTCATCAATTTTTGAAACATCTACAACCGAAAGTCTTAAACGTGTAATACATGCATTAATAGATTTAAGATTATCAAAATCACCTAAATATCCAAGTAAACTTACTGTTCTCTCAAAACGGGGATTACTTTCATCAAAATAACCTTTTCGACCTTTTGGTAAATTTTTATTTTCTTTTTTTGTATCTTTTGATTCAAGATAATCTTTTTTGCTTACTAATTTCATACTATCATCACTATCTCCACGTCCAGGTGTTTGAATATCAAATTTTAAAATATATCAACGGAAGAAGAAATAATAAATTGGCATATATATTATTCCAATAGGAATAATAATTCAAGCTGCAGTATTATATCCTGTTGCTAGAGGTAAAATTCCATATAAACAATAATCAATAATTCCTCCAGAGAATGTCATTCCTGCTGATACTTGTAGTAAATCATCAACTCAGAATGAAATTCCACACATTATAACGTGAAATATATAAAGCATCGGTGCTAAAAATAAGAATGTAAATTCAATAGGCTCTGTAATTCCTGTTAAAAATGTTGTAAGAACAGCTGCCCCTATTAATGACATTGCCATTTCTCTATTTTCTTTTTTTGCACACATAATCATTGCAGCACCAGCAGCTGGTAGAGCAAATATCATAAATTGATATTTACCTTGTAAATATTGACCCGGATGAGCCCCCGAAGTTATAAAATATACACATTCGTTTGTTCCACTATTAAAATCTAAATTCTGAGATGGTAAGAGATAATCATTTATATTTGTAGATGCTCCCCCGGCAGCGTTTGGATCGAATACTCAATAATTATTTGACATTCCTGTTAAATTTAATATTGTATCATTAGCTTCCACTCAATATTGCGTATTCAAAGAATTATAATCTAATCCATAATTTTGAATAGCAAATCACATATTTTCATCACCTGCTGATACAACTAATTGTTGACCTGTTGATGGATCAACAGCTATTATTTGTCCTCCTACAGATGTAAATCATAAAGGAGTATAAAAAGCATGATGCAATCCAAATGGAACTAAAGCTCGCTCAATAATTCCAAAAAGCAAAGCATCAAAACCATAATTCATTCCCAATAATAATTGACCAAATGAATCTAACCAAGTTCCAATTAAAGGCCAAGTAGCTAAAAATATAAAAGCTACTAGAGGCATAAACATAAACGCTATGATTGGAACAGATCTCGTTCCATTAAAAAATCCTAAAAAATTAGGTAATCTTAATGTACTGAAACGATTATATAATCACGCAGCAACAAACCCTACAGCAATCCCCCCAAACACAGATGTTTGTAAAGAAGTTATCCCTAAAGTTTGTCCCACAACCGAAGTTGGAACTTCATCATACCAAAGTATATGATAATTAATCAAAACTCCATTGGCATCAACATTTTCAAATATTAATACGGCTTGAGATACACAAAAAACCACATATCCTAAAAACCCTGTAAAAGCAGCAATTCCGGCATCATCCGTATATGCAATTGCAATCGCGACACAAAATAATGCCGGTAATGTTGCAAATATAATATTTCCAATATCACGCATTATTATTGGAATTAGATATCACGGATTTGTTTCTTTATCTAAACCAACAGTATCAAATATATTAATTATCCCTGAACCTATACCTAGAAACAGTCCTGCAATTGGTAAAACTGCAATAGGGAGCATTAATCCTTTTGAAAGTTTAGATAAAAATCCACGTGCGCCTTCGCCTTTATAGTCTTTTTCACGACTATATTCGATATTTTTATCCATTTATATTCCTTTACATTTTTATAAAATTTAAATTAATTTTTTTCAATTTGTTTTTTTTCAATATTTAAATCTTTTTCTTCAAGATCATTTTTTTCTTTATTTTTACTATTCTTTGTGGAAATTATTCGATAATTTCTTCATTTTGCAAAATATCTTTTCATAAATATTGCAAAAAATTGCAAAACTATATAAATAACACCACAAGTGATAATTGCTGTTCTATGTAATTCTTCATCTACATTTAAAATTACATTATATGCGTCAACACCAATTAAAATAATGATCGTTGGAAAAATAATCATAAATAAAATTCGTGAAAAAATTGTAAAAAAACGATATCAAAAATAACCGCTTTTAGGTTTAATTTTTTTATCAATTTTAGATACAAATTTATTAATAGAATTTTTACATTTCTGATATACTAATTTAATTTTTTTGTTTATACTAACAAAAAAGTTTTTTATTTTTGACATTTATTTCCTCATTTTAATATATGGATCTATTAATTTTAAAAGCAACATCTTATTAAATTTAAATAGAATAAATATTTATTTCTCAAAATTTATAATTTTATTTATAAAACTAAACTAATGCACTTATCGAAAGATAAAATAAACCTAATGATATTAATAAAAATAAAAACCCAATAAAAATTATTATGTGATATTTATATTCATATCAAAATCCTTTAAAAGATCCAATTGATTTATTTTTTCTATCTCTTCTAACTCTTGAATTTCATTGTTCTCTTTTTTCTGAAAAATACATTCAAAAAAATCAAATAGTTAATATTAAAAAAACAAAAGCAATTATTATTTCTGTAATTGCAACTATCTGATCTTGATTACTTGTAGTTATACTTTCTAATAAGTTAAATTTACTAGTTAACATATTTTTATCTATTTAAATTATAAGATATATTAATTTTAAATAAAATTAAATAATTTTATTTAAAATTTATCACTTGTATAGACAAGATGATTATTTTTTAATTTCTTATTTTTACCCAAATTATAATTAATATCTCTAAATCTTTCCCCTACTGGTTTATAACTATTAAAAAAATTATAACTTTTAAGTGAATCTTTTGAAATATAAAATAAAAGATCCTTGCTTTGTGAATTTTTTAATTCATTAATTCAATCTTTTACAATATTTACTGTTTCTAAATATTGACCATTATAAAAAAAAGTAATTCTTTTTGCAAATAATTGAATAAATTTAAGATTATTAACAAAAATTAAAATTGTAAATTTGTAATCTTGATTTATTATATTTAAATTTCTTACAATTTCAGATAATTTAATATTAAAATCATTTAAAAAATAATCATCAATTATTACTAAAGGACTATCAATTATCAATAAATTTAAAATTTGAATCAAAATTTTTTCATTTATATCTAATTTTTGATATTTTTTATTTAAAGATTGCTCTGATATATTTAGATATTTTAAAAAACTATTTAATCTTTCATCAAAGAGATTTTTTTCAAATTTATTAAATTTAGTTTTATGAAATTTATTATATTCATTTACTACTTCTTCTAATTCTTTTTCAAGAATTAGAACTTGCTGATTTTTTTTCTCAATTGCCTTTTCATCAAATTCTATATCTTGCTCTTTAAAATCTTTAATAACATTTTTTATAAATTCCTTTTTTGTATTATTGAAAAACTGATTAGTTTTATTAATTAGAATTTTATTATCAAATAAAATCTTTCTTAATACTATTTTTCTTTTTCTAGAATCAGAAATTAATAAATTTAATTCTTTTTTTAAAATAAATCTTTGTAATTTTTTTCTATCAATTGAACTTTTTATTTGCCAATCATAATAATTTTTATATTTTTTATAAATTTCTTCTGTTTTTTGATCAATAATTTTATGAAATTTTTTTAAATAAGAAAAATCATAGAAAAAATATGCTTCTCCGAAAAAATCAACTAAATTAATAAAATAATTTCTTAAATTTTCTAATATAAAAACTTGATAATTATAGTGTTTGATATCTGCAAGATAAAGGTTTATTGAAAATTTATTATGATTTTTTAAGGATATATCTTCACGTATTTTTTTAATATCAAAAATCATATATTCTATTTCTTTAATTTTATTTCTTACATATAAACTAAGATAATTGTATGTAATTCGATTAATTTTTGTATTAATAATACTTTTTTGAAATAAAAGATTATTAATATAATTTTGAAATTCTGAGATCTTTACTTTAATATTTTCTTTAATTTGATCACTATTTTTATTAATAATATTTAAAACATTATTTCAAATATATTCGATTTTTTCCTCTGAAAGATCAATTTTTTCTAAATTTTTTATTAATAAAAATAAACGCATTCTTATTGGATTTGCAATTAAAATATTATTTTTCTCTCCACTTTCTAAAATTAACAATCTTATAAATCTTTTAATTTCATTTTTAATAATTAAAAAATCTCTTTGATCTAAAGAATATTTTTTAACTAATAAAAATTCTTTTTTACTAAGAAAATATCATGATTTATTAAGATCCTTAAAAAAATATGATGTTTTTTTTCATTCTTCTTTCTTATTTTTAAGTTGATATATATTAAAAAAATATTTTTTTTTGATATATTTTAAATTTCTTTTATATATATTTCTTTCTCGCTCAATTTTTATATCAATTAATGATAATTCTTCTTTTATATTTAAGATATTAATTTCACTGTTTTTAAAATATTTTTTACCTTCATTTAAAGCAAAATCATTTGCTGCATCCTTTAAAGAAAAATTAGATTTAGATAACTGATTTTTTTTCTTTTCAATTTTACTTTCTAAATCATTAATTTTACTTTTAAACTCTTTTAAATTTTTATTATATTTATTTCTTGCATAATCTGATTTTATAAATTTATAAAATAAATTAGTATAAGAAGTATGTTTTCCTGAATAATTTTTATTCAAAAGTAAATTTGCTTTGGAATATCTTTCCCCTTGATCAAATATAAATTCTTCTGTTTTTTTATTTTCATTTAAATTATCAATAAATAATCACTTTAATCTTTCAAGTTGTTCACGATCATCACTTAAAAAAGCATGAATTTCTCCTTTTTTAATATTTAATGTAAAATTGTTAATTATTAAATTAAAATTTTTATCACGAAAAGCAAGGTTATTAATTTTTAAGAACGAAGAATTATTTAATTTGTTGGTCATTTTAATTTCCTATTGATTAATTTTAGGTTTTATAAATTGTGTTAAATTTAAATCACTATATAATCAAGAATAAACAAAGTGATTTTCTTTAATTTCTTTTCTAATTGGCTTTAATAAAAGTTCAATATTTAAAATATAATTTTTATTAAAATCAAATAATTTTTTATTAAAATCATATTTTAAATCTTTAAAATATGAAAAGAATTTATCATAAATTAAATCTTGACTTTTCAAAACCACCTCTCAAGTAATCGGATGATAAGGATCTTCAATGATTTCTTTAATATCTCCACCTTCAACAATTCGATTATCAAAAATAACAATACATTCATCTACAATTGAACTTAATCAAGCAATATTTGATGAAATAATTAAAATTGTTAATTTATTATGAAAACTATTTATAAATAATTTTAAATCTAAAATTTCGTTGGCGTTAAGATTTTTATCAATATTTTCTAAAATAATAAGTTCTTTTTCTAAAATAGAAGCTTTTAAAATTGCAAGTTTTATAAGCTCGTTTTTTTTAATCTCTTTTACATGCTTATAATGATAAGATGTTCCAATATTTCAATTAATCATTGTATAAAAATCAACTAAATTTTTATATGCAAGATCTTTGCTAAATTTAAAATTTAAAAGCAAATTTAAATAAACTTGTTTTCCAATTGTAAAATTTTTTTTAAAGGTAAAATTATTGCTTTCTGTAATATAACTATAATTTATTTTTTTAAATGATTCTTCTTTATTTATAATGCGAAAAAAGTTTGCAAAAAAACCATCATTATCAACTTGTAAAAGACCAAGATAAGAATTTTTTTTTATTGCAAAGTCAAGATATTTAATTTCTTTTGTTTGATCTTTTAAATCAAGATGTTTGTAATTTTTTATTGTGAAAATAAAATCATTTTTCATAAATAATAATTTTAAAATTATTAATATTATAATTTTTCTTTAAGATTAATTTAAATAAATATTATTTTCCACTTTTAAATTAATCGCATATTTACATCCAATTATAAATAAAAAAGTTACAAAAATTTTACTTGGAACAAGATATGTTGAACTAAAAACTCTTTCATAAAATTCTAATTTAAAAGGAATATCAAAAGCATAAAATTGTGAATATGGCCTAATAATAAATCCTGTAAAAATTCTTACAATTATAAAAATGATCGTAAGATAAACAAGCAAACTTAAATTTTCTTTTTTATATCGATATGTGTAAAAAAAGAGAATTTCAAGTAATATTATAAAAATTGGGGATATTGTAATCATTACATATAAAGAATTTTTTAGAAATTCTTCTTCTTCTCCTGTTTTCCCTAGAAAATAAACTAAAGTAAAACAGACCACAAGAAAAATTAATAAACTTAATTGAAATATCCAAAATTGTTGCTTTATTCCAATTTCCTTTTTTCTATTACGATAATTTTCTCCCAAAACTCCAGCAATAAGACCTGTAAAAGGGAAAATTAAAAAAGGAAGAGGAAGAGGTACTCATCCATTAAGCAATGTTCTCGATAAATCAGCAATTGCCCCATAAACAATCGCTTCAATTGGTCCAAATAAAATACCTGTAGCAACAATTGTTGCATCATCAAAACTAAAAGGAATAAAATCAGCTGCTTGGGGAATTATTCTTGTAAGAAAAGCTTGTAATAAAAATATTCCATAAAAAAAAGCAAAAATAGGAATTTTATAAATTGTAAGGGCTTTTCTTTTTTCTTTTTTATATTTAAAAAAATAATAAATTAAAGCAAAAATAATAATAAAAGAAAAAGAAAGAAATAAAATTCATCAAATTAAAGTGTAATTTGGATCCATCTTTTTACTTTTCTATTATTTGAATCATCTTGTTTAATCAATTATAAATAGTGCTTTTTGAGATATTTTTTTGATATTTCAAAAAAAAATGATATTTGAGATCTTCCAGTGATGAATTCTTTTTTTCCATTCTTAATTTTGCTAAATTAATTTGTTCTTTTGTTAATTCTCTTAGATATTTTGGTTCATTTAATATTATTGAAATTGCTTCGATTTCTTTTTTTGCATTTTTATTAATTTTTGCTTGATTGAATTTTTCAATTACCTCCGCTCGTTTTAAATTAAGATTCATATCTTGAATAATGCGATTCTCTTCAAAATCAATTAATGAATCAGTTGCTTTAATATATTTTAAAAAATCAGAGATATAAATTGCTCTTTTAATATAAAAACAATTTATATCCTTAATTTTAATATAATTAAATTTAAAATTTAATTTATTATTTATTTTAATAAATAATTTACAAATTCTATTATTTTTTAATCTAATTTCAAGGTAATTATTTTTTGTACTAAAATTAGTAATTGAACCTTTTGCTAAAAAGGCTCCTGCTATTAATGCTTTATTTAATTCTTGATTTTTATATATTTCTTCTTCAATTTTTAAAAATTTATTTTTAATTGAAAATAAAAATTCACTACTTAAAAAAAATATTTTTTTCTCCTGGTCAATTTTTAAATCTAGCTCTTTTTTATTTATATTTTTCAAATATTGCATAAAAAATAAAAAAATTTTTTCATTTTTTATTTTAATATAATAAATCTCATTTTTCAATTTATAAGAAAGTAGAAAAAAAACAATACAAAATATAACATCTTGTTCTTTTTCATTTCAATTATTATTTAATATTTCATTTTTAATTCGTTCTGAAAAATTCATTTTATAATCTATCAATATATTTTTTTGCAGAAAGTGCTGCATTTGTTCCATCAGAAATAGCTCCACTTACTTGATGAAATTCTTTATTTGTAATATCTCCTGCAGCAAATATTCCATCTATTCCTATTTTTCCAGTTTTATAATCAACTGTAATAAAATTATCTTTATTTAAAATTGCAGATTTTTGTAAAAACTTACTTGCTGGTATTCAACCAATATATGTAAATACTCCTTCTACTGAAATTTCTTCTATTTTATTTGTTAATTTATTCTTGATTGTAATTGAAGAAATTTTTTTACCATCACCATTTATTTTAATTAATTCTGAATTAAATTTTAAATGAATATTTTTTGCCTTTTCAATATTTTTTTTAATACTATCAACAACATCTAACTTATCAAATAAATTAATAATATAAATATTTTTTACGATTTTAGAAGCGAATAAACTTTCTTCTGATGCAGAAGTTCCTCCTCCAATTACAGCGATATCTTTATTACGATAAAAATCACCATCACAAACAATACAAGTAGAAATACCTTTTCCAAAATAAGTTTTATATTCTTCAAGTGGTAATTTTTTCGGATTCATTCCCATTGCAAAAATTATTGTCTTTGTTTGATATTTTTTATCAGATTTTAAAATTACTATTTTTTCCTTTTTACTAATATTGTTAATTTTTATTACTTCATCATTTTCAATTTTTGCCCCCAATGATTCAGCATGATCAATAAATTTAAGGGCTAATTCTGTTCCTGTAAGGGATTTAAAACCAGGATAATTATCAACCTTATGTGTATTCAATAATTTTCCTCCAGGAGCACCTTTTTCGATAATTATTGTTTTTAAATTTGCTCGAGCCCCATAAATTGCAGCTGCAAGACCTGCAGGTCCACCTCCAACAATCAATAAATCTATTTTTTCCATATATCTTTTCCTTAAATAATTTTCAAAATCTTATTTTTGATATTTTTTCACTATTTCCAGATATTCTTGTTCTGGATATAATTTCTTAAAATTATTATAATTTAAATTATTATTTCTAATTAAATTTTTATATTTTTCCTTATTTTTTAAATTAAAAATTAGAAAAAATTTTAATTTAAAATTTTTTATTTTTACTTCGTAATAAAATTTCCCATATGTATGATTAAAAATGGCAATTTTTTCAAAATATAATTGATAATAAATCATTAAAAATATACCTCAAAAAAGAAATAAAAATGATAAAACGAATGAAGTAGGAATTTCTCCTATTTTCATAATATATTTATCATCTCTTAATAATTCAAGACTTGCCCTTATCGTTCCATATCAAAATAAATAAAATCCTCCATGAAAACCCGGTTTAATTTTATGATTTGTTTTAAGAAAAAAGGCAATTATAATTCAACCAAGAAAATCTAAAATTGCTTCATATAAAAATAATGGTTGTCGATAATATCCATCAATTAGCATATGATCTTCAATAAAATCAGGAAGAAAAGCTAATTGATCTGTTATTTGGCCATAAACATTTTGATCGAAGAAATTACCCCATCTACCGATTGCTTGTCCAATTAAAATGTTTGGAATTATTATTGAAAAAGCTTTTCTAAATTCAATATAGCTTGCAAAATAAGTTGTATAGATATAGAGCCAAATAAAAATTGCAAAAATTGATCCTAAAATTGATCTTCCTTCTGAAAATTGAAATAAAGAAATAAATCCATTAAAATCTTTTGGATTAAATAATAAATATCATCATCTTGCCCCAAAAATGGCAACTATTACACCTACAAAAAATAAAAGAAAAAGATCAAATGTTTTGTATTTCTTTTTTTTTCATTCAATATAACTAATGATAAAAACAGCAATAAAACCAAATAAAAGCATCAATCCGTATCAAGGAATTGGAATTGGACCTATTCAAAAAGCGATTGCAAAATCTGAATTAGCTTCTTGGATCAATTTTATTATTTAAACTTATTTATTTTCTTCATTATTAATTTTAATTCGTGAACTTAAATCTTCAAGCGGAAAATATTTATCATATTTTCTTTGTTTGAAATTCATTACTGCAATTTCGACAAGTTCAGCAATATTACGACCAACTAAAATAGGTAATTGAATTATTGGAATATTTACACCTTTTATTAGTTTGTTTGAAATATTATTTCCTAATCGATCATAATTTTCTTTTTTTGATGAATTTGTAAAATTAATAATAAAATCTATTTTTGATTCTGGTTTAATGATTTGTGTTCCTAAAAGCTTTTTAATATTTATGATTCCAATTCCTCTTACTTCTAAAAATTCTCTTGTGATTCTTGGACTTTT
This genomic interval carries:
- the lgt gene encoding prolipoprotein diacylglyceryl transferase, with product MIQEANSDFAIAFWIGPIPIPWYGLMLLFGFIAVFIISYIEWKKKKYKTFDLFLLFFVGVIVAIFGARWWYLLFNPKDFNGFISLFQFSEGRSILGSIFAIFIWLYIYTTYFASYIEFRKAFSIIIPNILIGQAIGRWGNFFDQNVYGQITDQLAFLPDFIEDHMLIDGYYRQPLFLYEAILDFLGWIIIAFFLKTNHKIKPGFHGGFYLFWYGTIRASLELLRDDKYIMKIGEIPTSFVLSFLFLFWGIFLMIYYQLYFEKIAIFNHTYGKFYYEVKIKNFKLKFFLIFNLKNKEKYKNLIRNNNLNYNNFKKLYPEQEYLEIVKKYQK